Proteins encoded by one window of Acidobacteriota bacterium:
- a CDS encoding hydroxyacid dehydrogenase, with protein MKPTVFIPEPIASPGVELLRRHCHCRTPWEEGITVPPEPDAEGSAPHRAAFREADAALVRLFQVDAEDIRNAPRLKVIGKHGVGTDNIDCEAATSRGLPVVFTPGSNGRTVAEHAMALMLALSRQIYPSSHAIRSGTMEDRNRYQGVELAGKNLGLIGLGRIGSRVAGIASGGFGMQVRAYDPFLPPGSAMGAAVFEESLEALLAWADFISLHVPLSGATRHLINQERLKLMKPGCRLVNTSRGPVIDEAALARALREGRLAGAALDVFEEEPLPADHPLCRTPNTLLTPHISGLTDSALERASLMAAQGILDVLQGRRPEHVANPGCFGNRATN; from the coding sequence ATGAAACCCACCGTCTTCATCCCCGAACCCATCGCTTCCCCCGGGGTGGAGTTGCTGCGCCGGCACTGCCATTGCCGGACCCCTTGGGAAGAAGGGATCACCGTGCCGCCGGAGCCGGACGCCGAAGGGTCAGCACCTCATCGGGCCGCCTTCCGGGAAGCCGACGCGGCCCTGGTGCGCCTCTTTCAGGTAGACGCCGAAGATATTCGAAACGCACCCCGCCTCAAGGTGATCGGCAAGCATGGGGTCGGTACGGACAACATCGACTGCGAGGCGGCCACCTCCAGAGGCCTTCCCGTCGTGTTCACGCCCGGTTCCAACGGCCGGACCGTGGCCGAACACGCCATGGCGCTGATGTTGGCTCTCTCCCGGCAGATCTATCCCTCCAGCCACGCCATCCGCTCCGGAACCATGGAGGACCGCAATCGATACCAGGGGGTGGAGCTTGCCGGGAAAAACCTGGGCCTGATCGGCCTGGGCCGCATCGGCAGCCGCGTGGCCGGGATCGCCTCCGGTGGATTCGGCATGCAGGTTCGCGCCTACGACCCGTTCCTGCCACCCGGTTCGGCGATGGGCGCGGCCGTTTTCGAGGAGTCGCTGGAGGCTCTTCTGGCCTGGGCCGACTTCATCAGCCTTCACGTTCCGCTGAGTGGTGCGACGCGCCATCTCATCAACCAGGAACGCCTGAAGCTGATGAAGCCCGGCTGCCGGCTGGTGAACACCTCCAGAGGACCCGTCATCGACGAGGCGGCCCTGGCCCGGGCGCTGCGGGAGGGCCGGCTGGCCGGGGCGGCCCTGGATGTCTTCGAAGAGGAACCCCTGCCTGCGGATCATCCCCTCTGCCGAACACCCAACACCCTGTTGACCCCTCACATCTCCGGCTTGACGGACAGCGCTTTGGAACGCGCCTCCCTGATGGCCGCCCAAGGCATCCTGGACGTACTCCAGGGAAGGCGTCCCGAACATGTCGCCAACCCCGGGTGTTTCGGAAATCGCGCCACGAACTGA
- a CDS encoding Gfo/Idh/MocA family oxidoreductase: MKRRAFLRRAAAGTILSPWIVGRGAPSATVEPLRVGVLTQENGPHLSAYLRSLAQIDGIESIGLSDESGTTFASARDALGAKVTTFRDHDRMLREFRPRAAVISLAAHKAPPVIRKTLEAGCHILAEKPSCTRAEDFEPLVRLAETRKLTLTLAFYLRANPGAVKARELVRSGFIGKPYAAHLLVVADQTRLTRPAFHRSWLASRDTAGGGNLIWLGIHYVDLLQHLTQDRIERVSAMTRNVGGQPIDVEDAVGVTFQSRKGMVGTYHGGYYLDRGYHLGLTLWGSKGWLRFDEDNSPLEWYSTHPDAPKGVQSFPFAYEVGPYHGIVEAVLDAARGTGPPPATGEECLHVLKSIFSAYEAARTGRAQDVL, encoded by the coding sequence ATGAAACGAAGAGCATTCCTCCGCAGGGCCGCCGCCGGAACAATTCTCTCACCCTGGATCGTGGGCCGCGGGGCCCCGTCCGCCACCGTCGAACCCCTCCGGGTGGGGGTGCTCACTCAGGAAAACGGGCCCCATCTGAGCGCCTACCTCCGATCCCTGGCGCAAATCGACGGCATTGAATCCATCGGCCTTTCCGATGAAAGCGGGACGACGTTCGCAAGTGCGCGAGATGCCCTGGGCGCGAAGGTGACCACCTTTCGGGACCACGACCGGATGCTGCGGGAGTTCCGGCCCCGCGCGGCCGTCATCAGCCTGGCCGCCCACAAGGCTCCACCCGTGATCCGCAAGACCCTGGAGGCCGGCTGCCACATCCTGGCCGAAAAACCCTCCTGCACCCGGGCCGAAGACTTCGAGCCCCTGGTCCGGCTCGCCGAGACCAGGAAGCTGACGCTCACGCTGGCCTTCTACCTGCGGGCGAATCCGGGAGCCGTCAAGGCCCGGGAACTGGTGCGTTCCGGTTTCATCGGCAAACCCTACGCGGCGCATCTGCTGGTGGTGGCGGATCAGACCCGTCTCACCCGCCCGGCGTTCCACCGTTCCTGGCTCGCCTCGCGAGACACGGCCGGCGGAGGAAACCTGATCTGGCTGGGAATCCACTACGTGGACCTGCTCCAGCATCTGACGCAGGACCGCATCGAACGGGTCTCCGCCATGACCCGCAACGTGGGGGGCCAGCCCATCGACGTCGAGGACGCGGTGGGGGTCACCTTCCAGTCCCGGAAGGGGATGGTGGGAACGTACCACGGCGGTTACTATCTCGATCGGGGTTACCACCTTGGACTGACCCTCTGGGGCTCCAAGGGATGGCTCCGCTTCGACGAGGACAACTCGCCTCTGGAGTGGTACTCGACTCATCCCGATGCTCCCAAAGGGGTCCAGTCGTTTCCCTTTGCCTACGAGGTCGGGCCCTACCACGGTATCGTGGAGGCGGTTCTGGACGCGGCCCGGGGCACGGGCCCGCCGCCGGCCACCGGCGAGGAGTGCCTTCACGTCCTGAAATCCATCTTCAGCGCCTACGAGGCGGCCCGGACCGGACGGGCTCAAGACGTCCTCTGA
- a CDS encoding acetoacetate decarboxylase family protein gives MTIPRDQIANMPAFSPYYPPLPARYRNVRIQIVCFRADPGALDRVLPWCFEPDPDGNCAAIGIDATWTANYGGFLESVLTVKCSYRGQPGYFAPIAFLNSKSSIPAGREIYGTPKVYSDIRVGMDERVMYTDTRLAGASILAIRSTMHRAADPESLPAMAPSWRLKAIPRVDGKGFDVLQVIDGAKCSSDVTVHVCRAGDGVVQFDPSPIYDLTDFAPREYLGAYYMETDYTEGFAEIVHDFLKES, from the coding sequence ATGACCATTCCAAGGGATCAGATCGCCAACATGCCGGCCTTTTCTCCCTATTATCCTCCGCTTCCGGCCCGTTACCGGAACGTCCGCATCCAAATCGTCTGCTTTCGGGCGGACCCGGGGGCGTTGGACCGGGTCCTCCCCTGGTGTTTCGAGCCCGACCCGGACGGCAACTGTGCCGCCATCGGCATCGACGCGACCTGGACGGCCAACTACGGGGGGTTTCTGGAGAGTGTGCTCACCGTCAAGTGCAGCTACCGGGGACAGCCGGGCTACTTTGCGCCCATCGCGTTTCTCAACTCCAAGTCCAGCATCCCGGCGGGGCGGGAAATCTACGGCACGCCCAAGGTCTATTCCGACATTCGGGTGGGAATGGACGAGCGGGTCATGTACACGGACACTCGGCTGGCCGGCGCCTCGATCCTGGCGATCCGCTCCACGATGCACCGCGCGGCCGACCCGGAGAGCCTGCCCGCAATGGCGCCGTCCTGGCGCTTGAAGGCGATTCCCAGGGTGGACGGCAAGGGATTCGACGTTCTCCAGGTCATCGACGGGGCCAAGTGCTCCTCGGACGTGACCGTCCACGTCTGCCGGGCCGGCGACGGGGTCGTGCAGTTCGATCCCTCACCCATCTACGATCTGACCGACTTCGCTCCCCGGGAGTACTTGGGCGCGTACTACATGGAAACCGACTACACCGAAGGCTTCGCGGAGATCGTGCACGACTTCCTGAAGGAGTCGTGA